Proteins encoded in a region of the Polyodon spathula isolate WHYD16114869_AA chromosome 9, ASM1765450v1, whole genome shotgun sequence genome:
- the LOC121320847 gene encoding centrosomal protein of 97 kDa-like isoform X1: MAASEWGEGCNMARSEDNCGPVVDLSSQGMQKLEPAFPCPAGAHILILDKNQIIKLEHLDKCRELMQLSVANNRLVRMMGVARLTNLRVLNLPNNSIGYVEGLKDLGHLEWLNLAGNNIKVIDQINSCVALKHLDLSDNNISQIGDLSKLPSLKTLLLHGNIITTLRTVPIHLPTGLNILSLAENEICDLSEVSFLNSLSELEQLSIMSNPCVMATPSLPGYDYRPYVVSWCLSLKILDGYIVSQKEGLKAEWLYSQGKGRLYRPGHHIQLVQYLASVCPLSSTPALQSAEDAKLEKILNKQRLHQKQLQQQFQKGCPTSSSTPNRPVQPVEHCSPTHTPLGSADREPIPQINTWLGRSVSAGNPYVAEQIARSSSSRNEPLYLEDVQTDEDKLNCSLLSSESTFMPVTSPLSPTCKLKLEKEEVSEKDLDATVLQFRNSAETGVSEAKEPVWTEKQTVGKAAKEGHSSCDIAASMTGSNLLEIALPFEERSEKTVTEEEEKKGILHGLNEAAVRIQACWRGFWTRRFNPRAKEVRSEIRLRRMQDHILFLSDELRQLRKEYEEERIQRLVQEEAVKFMWKQLQYFQQWQQSVNQQLQSVSRREIPSSSTLAPSILSSSNLYDSKPHTSLAFSTKGPASHCCEQSFPDSGFHSSAGGGEPEQLRRTLLSSQCATEESLSSGTGASIETVRPFTEGQTENMEGTELGEEVNSKESSQSEQDSSLLEQYLNSVQQLEEAEDWAGERTESPRPNSAEVRETPPRPPLTPEETSAVLQADQTPSPEVQDRRVEPALQGLPVEAGV, translated from the exons ATGGCGGCATCTGAGTGGGGAGAAGGCTGTAATATGGCACGGAGTGAAGATAACTGCG GACCTGTGGTTGATCTGTCAAGCCAGGGAATGCAGAAGCTGGAGCCAGCGTTTCCTTGCCCTGCTGGAGCCCACATACTGATCCTGGACAAGAACCAGATCATAAAGCTGGAGCATCTGGATAAGTGTAGAGAGTTAATGCAG TTGTCTGTGGCCAACAATCGCCTTGTGCGGATGATGGGAGTAGCCAGACTGACGAACCTCAGGGTACTGAACTTGCCTAACAACAGCATTGGGTATGTCGAAGGGCTAAAGGACCTGGGGCATCTGGAGTGGCTGAACTTAGCCGGGAACAACATCAAG gtaATTGATCAGATAAACAGCTGTGTGGCGCTTAAGCACCTGGACTTGTCTGACAACAACATCTCGCAGATAGGAGACCTCTCAAAGCTTCCCTCGTTAAAG ACTCTCCTGCTTCATGGAAACATCATAACAACCCTGCGCACTGTGCCAATTCATCTGCCTACAGGGCTGAACATCCTGTCTTTGGcagaaaatgaaatatgtgaTCTCAGTGAG GTTTCTTTTCTGAATTCCCTCTCTGAACTGGAACAGTTGTCCATTATGAGCAACCCCTGTGTAATGGCTACTCCCTCCCTTCCTGGGTACGACTATCGGCCCTACGTAGTAAGCTGGTGCCTCAGCCTCAAGATCCTAGATGGCTACATTGTGTCACAGAAGGAAGG gttGAAGGCAGAATGGCTCTATAGTCAAGGCAAAGGGCGATTGTACCGTCCTGGGCATCACATCCAGCTGGTGCAGTACCTGGCTTCAGTTTGCCCCCTGTCATCCACCCCTGCCTTGCAGTCTGCAGAGGATGCCAAATTGGAGAAGATACTAAACAAACAAAG ACTTCatcagaaacagctgcagcagcagtttcaGAAAGGATGTCCAACCAGCTCATCCACACCAAACCGACCTGTTCAACCAGTCGAGCACTGCAGTCCGACACACACGCCACTGGGGTCCGCTGACAGAG AGCCTATACCTCAGATCAACACCTGGTTGGGAAGGAGTGTGTCTGCTGGTAACCCCTATGTTGCTGAGCAGATTGCACGATCCTCTTCATCCCGCAACGAGCCCTTATACCTGGAAGACGTCCAGACGGACGAGGACAAGCTGAACTGCAGCCTCCTGTCCTCCGAGTCCACATTCATGCCTGTGACTTCCCCTCTGTCACCTACCTGCAAGCTGAAGCTTGAAAAGGAAGAGGTGTCAGAAAAGGACCTTGATGCTACAGTCCTGCAATTCAGAAATAGTGCAGAGACCGGGGTGAGTGAGGCTAAGGAGCCAGTCTGGACAGAGAAGCAGACTGTTGGGAAGGCAGCAAAAGAGGGTCACAGCAGTTGTGACATTGCAGCCTCTATGACTGGAAGCAATCTGCTGGAGATAGCGCTGCCCTTTGAAGAGAGGTCTGAGAAAACCGTTACTGAGGAAGAGGAAAAGAAAGGTATCCTTCATGGTTTGAATGAAGCAGCCGTCAGAATTCAGGCATGCTGGCGAGGCTTTTGGACCAGGCGTTTCAACCCCAGGGCTAAGGAAGTTCGCTCTGAAATCCGCCTGCGCAGAATGCAGGACCACATTCTTTTCCTGTCTGATGAATTAAGACA GCTGAGAAAGGAATATGAAGAAGAGCGAATACAGAGGCTTGTGCAAGAAGAGGCTGTAAAGTTCATGTGGAAACAG cttcaGTActtccagcagtggcagcagtCTGTAAACCAGCAGCTTCAGTCTGTTTCCCGGCGAGAGATTCCTTCATCCAGCACTTTGGCTCCATCCATTCTCTCCTCCTCAAATCTCTATGATTCCAAACCCCACACCTCTCTGGCGTTCAGCACCAAAGGACCAGCATCCCACTGCTGCGAGCAGTCCTTCCCTGACTCTGGCTTTcactcctctgctggtgggggtgaACCTGAGCAGCTAAGGCGCACCCTGCTTTCCAGCCAGTGCGCTACGGAAGAGAGCCTGAGCTCTGGCACTGGGGCCTCTATAGAGACTGTACGACCATTCACTGAGGGGCAGACTGAGAACATGGAAGGCACAGAACTGGGCGAGGAGGTAAACAGCAAGGAGAGTTCACAGAGTGAACAGGACAGCAGCCTACTTGAGCAATATCTGAATTCTGTccagcagctggaggaggcagaggaCTGGGCTGGGGAGAGGACAGAGAGCCCCAGACCCAACTCTGCAGAGGTGAGAGAGACCCCCCCACGTCCTCCTCTTACTCCTGAAGAGACATCGGCAGTATTGCAGGCTGACCAAACTCCCAGTCCAGAGGTACAGGACAGGAGGGTGGAGCCAGCCTTGCAAGGCCTGCCAGTGGAAGCAGGTGTGTAA
- the LOC121320848 gene encoding 60S ribosomal protein L24, with protein sequence MKVELCSFSGYKIYPGHGRRYARIDGKVFQFLNGKCEAAFLSKRNPRQINWTVLYRRKHKKGQSEEVQKKRTRRAVKFQRAITGASLAEIMAKRNQKPEVRKAQREQAIRAAKDAKKAKQVTKKTSAPSAKAPAKVAPKQKIAKPTKAQQPRVGGKR encoded by the exons ATGAA GGTCGAGCTGTGCAGCTTTAGCGGGTACAAAATCTACCCTGGGCACGGTAGGCGGTACGCCAGGATAGACGGAAAG gtTTTCCAGTTCCTGAATGGAAAATGCGAGGCTGCTTTCCTTTCCAAGAGGAATCCTCGGCAGATCAACTGGACCGTTCTGTACAGGCGCAAGCACAAGAAGGGCCAGTCT GAAGAGGTGCAGAAGAAGCGAACCCGCCGTGCTGTGAAGTTCCAGAGGGCCATCACCGGTGCTTCTTTGGCAGAAATTATGGCTAAAAGAAACCAGAAGCCTGAGGTGCGCAAGGCCCAGAGGGAGCAGGCTATCAG GGCTGCTAAGGACGCTAAGAAGGCCAAGCAGGTAACCAAGAAGACATCTGCCCCAAGTGCTAAG gctCCAGCTAAGGTGGCACCTAAACAGAAGATCGCCAAGCCCACAAAGGCCCAGCAACCACGTGTTGGTGGAAAACGCTAA
- the LOC121321099 gene encoding isocitrate dehydrogenase [NAD] subunit gamma, mitochondrial-like, whose amino-acid sequence MFTLDFSKVAASPPAQKGGRYQATLIPGDGIGPQLLEHVRQVFVKAAVPVDFEIVTINSRTSDDKEVMKAIASLEKNRVGLKGNIQTDHNQPPNHKSKNLLLRTKLDLFANVIHHKCLPGVKTRHSGIDIVVIRENTEGEYSRLEHESVPGVVESLKIITRSNSLRIAQYAFEHARKHGRKKVTAVHKANIMKLADGLFLECCREVASGFPDIKFEQLIVDNTTMQLLTRPTQFDMMVMPNLYGNVVNSVCAGLVGGSGLVAGANYGTKCAVFESGTRNTGKSLVNKDIANPTAMLLASCLMLDYLGLKEHSNIIRKAIMRTMGELNIRTFDIGGSASTQEVINSILHQIEK is encoded by the coding sequence ATGTTCACTCTGGACTTTTCCAAAGTCGCAGCGTCGCCACCTGCGCAGAAAGGAGGAAGATACCAAGCCACTTTGATCCCGGGTGACGGCATTGGACCGCAGCTCCTTGAACATGTCAGGCAAGTGTTTGTAAAGGCAGCTGTACCTGTAGACTTTGAGATTGTCACCATCAACTCCCGCACTTCAGATGACAAGGAAGTCATGAAGGCCATTGCCTCCCTAGAAAAAAACAGAGTGGGACTGAAGGGCAACATTCAGACAGATCACAACCAGCCCCCCAACCATAAGTCTAAGAACCTCTTACTTAGGACCAAGCTTGACCTTTTCGCCAATGTGATCCACCATAAATGCTTACCAGGGGTTAAAACCCGACACAGCGGCATTGACATAGTTGTAATTAGGGAGAACACTGAGGGGGAGTACTCAAGGCTGGAGCACGAGAGTGTGCCAGGGGTGGTGGAGAGCTTAAAGATTATCACACGATCCAACTCCCTCAGGATTGCCCAGTACGCTTTCGAGCATGCCCGCAAACATGGGAGAAAGAAGGTGACAGCAGTCCACAAGGCAAACATCATGAAACTGGCTGATGGGCTGTTTCTAGAGTGCTGCAGGGAGGTGGCGTCAGGCTTCCCAGATATCAAATTTGAACAGCTGATAGTGGACAACACCACGATGCAGCTGCTCACCAGACCAACTCAGTTTGACATGATGGTCATGCCCAACCTCTACGGCAATGTGGTGAACAGTGTCTGTGCTGGCCTAGTGGGAGGGTCTGGATTGGTAGCTGGAGCCAACTATGGTACAAAATGTGCCGTTTTTGAAAGTGGAACAAGAAACACTGGGAAGAGCCTTGTGAACAAGGACATCGCCAACCCAACAGCTATGCTTCTGGCAAGCTGCCTGATGCTAGACTACCTGGGATTAAAGGAGCACTCCAATATCATAAGAAAAGCCATCATGAGGACCATGGGGGAGCTGAACATTCGTACTTTTGATATCGGGGGCTCTGCTTCCACTCAGGAGGTGATTAACTCCATTCTCcatcaaatagaaaaataa
- the LOC121320847 gene encoding centrosomal protein of 97 kDa-like isoform X2 — MGVSSLTVDKYGPVVDLSSQGMQKLEPAFPCPAGAHILILDKNQIIKLEHLDKCRELMQLSVANNRLVRMMGVARLTNLRVLNLPNNSIGYVEGLKDLGHLEWLNLAGNNIKVIDQINSCVALKHLDLSDNNISQIGDLSKLPSLKTLLLHGNIITTLRTVPIHLPTGLNILSLAENEICDLSEVSFLNSLSELEQLSIMSNPCVMATPSLPGYDYRPYVVSWCLSLKILDGYIVSQKEGLKAEWLYSQGKGRLYRPGHHIQLVQYLASVCPLSSTPALQSAEDAKLEKILNKQRLHQKQLQQQFQKGCPTSSSTPNRPVQPVEHCSPTHTPLGSADREPIPQINTWLGRSVSAGNPYVAEQIARSSSSRNEPLYLEDVQTDEDKLNCSLLSSESTFMPVTSPLSPTCKLKLEKEEVSEKDLDATVLQFRNSAETGVSEAKEPVWTEKQTVGKAAKEGHSSCDIAASMTGSNLLEIALPFEERSEKTVTEEEEKKGILHGLNEAAVRIQACWRGFWTRRFNPRAKEVRSEIRLRRMQDHILFLSDELRQLRKEYEEERIQRLVQEEAVKFMWKQLQYFQQWQQSVNQQLQSVSRREIPSSSTLAPSILSSSNLYDSKPHTSLAFSTKGPASHCCEQSFPDSGFHSSAGGGEPEQLRRTLLSSQCATEESLSSGTGASIETVRPFTEGQTENMEGTELGEEVNSKESSQSEQDSSLLEQYLNSVQQLEEAEDWAGERTESPRPNSAEVRETPPRPPLTPEETSAVLQADQTPSPEVQDRRVEPALQGLPVEAGV; from the exons ATGGGTGTTTCGAGTCTCACGGTGGACAAATATG GACCTGTGGTTGATCTGTCAAGCCAGGGAATGCAGAAGCTGGAGCCAGCGTTTCCTTGCCCTGCTGGAGCCCACATACTGATCCTGGACAAGAACCAGATCATAAAGCTGGAGCATCTGGATAAGTGTAGAGAGTTAATGCAG TTGTCTGTGGCCAACAATCGCCTTGTGCGGATGATGGGAGTAGCCAGACTGACGAACCTCAGGGTACTGAACTTGCCTAACAACAGCATTGGGTATGTCGAAGGGCTAAAGGACCTGGGGCATCTGGAGTGGCTGAACTTAGCCGGGAACAACATCAAG gtaATTGATCAGATAAACAGCTGTGTGGCGCTTAAGCACCTGGACTTGTCTGACAACAACATCTCGCAGATAGGAGACCTCTCAAAGCTTCCCTCGTTAAAG ACTCTCCTGCTTCATGGAAACATCATAACAACCCTGCGCACTGTGCCAATTCATCTGCCTACAGGGCTGAACATCCTGTCTTTGGcagaaaatgaaatatgtgaTCTCAGTGAG GTTTCTTTTCTGAATTCCCTCTCTGAACTGGAACAGTTGTCCATTATGAGCAACCCCTGTGTAATGGCTACTCCCTCCCTTCCTGGGTACGACTATCGGCCCTACGTAGTAAGCTGGTGCCTCAGCCTCAAGATCCTAGATGGCTACATTGTGTCACAGAAGGAAGG gttGAAGGCAGAATGGCTCTATAGTCAAGGCAAAGGGCGATTGTACCGTCCTGGGCATCACATCCAGCTGGTGCAGTACCTGGCTTCAGTTTGCCCCCTGTCATCCACCCCTGCCTTGCAGTCTGCAGAGGATGCCAAATTGGAGAAGATACTAAACAAACAAAG ACTTCatcagaaacagctgcagcagcagtttcaGAAAGGATGTCCAACCAGCTCATCCACACCAAACCGACCTGTTCAACCAGTCGAGCACTGCAGTCCGACACACACGCCACTGGGGTCCGCTGACAGAG AGCCTATACCTCAGATCAACACCTGGTTGGGAAGGAGTGTGTCTGCTGGTAACCCCTATGTTGCTGAGCAGATTGCACGATCCTCTTCATCCCGCAACGAGCCCTTATACCTGGAAGACGTCCAGACGGACGAGGACAAGCTGAACTGCAGCCTCCTGTCCTCCGAGTCCACATTCATGCCTGTGACTTCCCCTCTGTCACCTACCTGCAAGCTGAAGCTTGAAAAGGAAGAGGTGTCAGAAAAGGACCTTGATGCTACAGTCCTGCAATTCAGAAATAGTGCAGAGACCGGGGTGAGTGAGGCTAAGGAGCCAGTCTGGACAGAGAAGCAGACTGTTGGGAAGGCAGCAAAAGAGGGTCACAGCAGTTGTGACATTGCAGCCTCTATGACTGGAAGCAATCTGCTGGAGATAGCGCTGCCCTTTGAAGAGAGGTCTGAGAAAACCGTTACTGAGGAAGAGGAAAAGAAAGGTATCCTTCATGGTTTGAATGAAGCAGCCGTCAGAATTCAGGCATGCTGGCGAGGCTTTTGGACCAGGCGTTTCAACCCCAGGGCTAAGGAAGTTCGCTCTGAAATCCGCCTGCGCAGAATGCAGGACCACATTCTTTTCCTGTCTGATGAATTAAGACA GCTGAGAAAGGAATATGAAGAAGAGCGAATACAGAGGCTTGTGCAAGAAGAGGCTGTAAAGTTCATGTGGAAACAG cttcaGTActtccagcagtggcagcagtCTGTAAACCAGCAGCTTCAGTCTGTTTCCCGGCGAGAGATTCCTTCATCCAGCACTTTGGCTCCATCCATTCTCTCCTCCTCAAATCTCTATGATTCCAAACCCCACACCTCTCTGGCGTTCAGCACCAAAGGACCAGCATCCCACTGCTGCGAGCAGTCCTTCCCTGACTCTGGCTTTcactcctctgctggtgggggtgaACCTGAGCAGCTAAGGCGCACCCTGCTTTCCAGCCAGTGCGCTACGGAAGAGAGCCTGAGCTCTGGCACTGGGGCCTCTATAGAGACTGTACGACCATTCACTGAGGGGCAGACTGAGAACATGGAAGGCACAGAACTGGGCGAGGAGGTAAACAGCAAGGAGAGTTCACAGAGTGAACAGGACAGCAGCCTACTTGAGCAATATCTGAATTCTGTccagcagctggaggaggcagaggaCTGGGCTGGGGAGAGGACAGAGAGCCCCAGACCCAACTCTGCAGAGGTGAGAGAGACCCCCCCACGTCCTCCTCTTACTCCTGAAGAGACATCGGCAGTATTGCAGGCTGACCAAACTCCCAGTCCAGAGGTACAGGACAGGAGGGTGGAGCCAGCCTTGCAAGGCCTGCCAGTGGAAGCAGGTGTGTAA